A part of Biomphalaria glabrata chromosome 3, xgBioGlab47.1, whole genome shotgun sequence genomic DNA contains:
- the LOC106053168 gene encoding probable ATP-dependent RNA helicase DDX52, whose translation MEERKKLFWKLSAFGKFDLKRFGKDAERLKLIQSKPAQQNETTNNGTLSASVKTLPETAQVDDQKSTKKKKKKGKITASKKRALLEEEIRHLRNVHHIHIQGSDIPDPLKDFAELKTSYGVKDVILTNIESQGYTEPTGVQRQAIPIMIQGRDLMACAPTGCGKTAAFIIPILHHLKEPQNNGFRALVLAPTRELAKQIVREFRKLSKGLGLRSCYIEKESTAIKKSNQNFDILVSTPNRLVYLLQQNPPLLDVRNVEWLVVDESDKLFEAGTRGFRDQLGAIYKACSSSKLHRAMFSATFAQDVEEWCKLNLDNVVQVTIGAKNTAINTVEQKLLFTGDESGKLIAIRNLIREGISPPVLVFVQSKERAKHLYTELMYDNINIDVIHADRPQEQRDKVVKNFRLGHIWFLICTELMGRGIDFKGVNLVINYDFPTTAISYIHRIGRTGRAGRTGKAITFFTENDKPNLRSIANMIRQAGCPVPDYMIAIKKPGRKEKRRLANHVPERQQILTMDPRDYERLQRKRKFRHQKQKSLKKPRLGQSDADQSQTGNLKNTEK comes from the exons atgGAGGAACGGaaaaagttgttttggaaattaaGTGCCTTTGGTAAATTTGATCTCAAAAGATTTGGAAAAGATGCAGAGCGATTAAag cttattcAATCAAAGCCTGCccaacaaaatgaaacaacaaataatgGCACTTTAAGTGCGTCTGTAAAAACATTACCAGAAACAGCGCAAGTCGATGATCAAAagagcacaaaaaaaaagaagaaaaaaggcaAGATAACAGCATCTAAAAAAAGGGCTTTACTCGAGGAGGAA ATTCGACATTTAAGAAATGTTCATCATATCCACATCCAAGGTTCTGACATTCCAGATCCTCTCAAAGATTTTGCAGAGTTGAAAACTTCCTATGGCGTTAAGGATGTTATTTTGACTAATATAGAAAGCCAGGGGTATACAGAACCTACTGGTGTGCAGAGACAAGCCATTCCTATCATGATACAG gggaGAGATTTAATGGCATGTGCCCCCACAGGTTGTGGAAAAACTGCTGCATTTATAATACCAATTTTACATCACTTAAAAGAACCTCAGAATAATGGGTTCCGTGCACTAGTGTTGGCACCAACTAGGGAGTTGGCCAAACAG ATAGTCCGTGAGTTTAGAAAGTTGTCCAAAGGGCTAGGGTTAAGAAGTTGTTACATTGAAAAAGAATCAAcagcaataaaaaaatctaatcagAACTTTG ATATTCTAGTTTCCACACCAAACAGGCTGGTCTACTTACTGCAACAGAATCCTCCATTACTTGATGTCAGGAA TGTGGAATGGCTTGTTGTCGATGAATCAGACAAGTTGTTTGAAGCAGGCACCAGAGGGTTTAGAGACCAG CTGGGAGCTATATACAAGGCCTGCAGTTCTTCTAAACTCCACAGAGCCATGTTCAGTGCCACATTTGCTCAAGATGTAGAAGAGTGGTGTAAGCTGAACTTAGATAATGTTGTACAAGTTACTATTGGTGCCAA AAATACAGCTATAAACACAGTAGAACAGAAATTACTTTTTACTGGAGATGAATCTGGAAAGTTAATTGCAATTAGAAATTTAATCAGAGAA gggATTTCCCCACCAGTGTTAGTTTTTGTCCAATCAAAAGAGAGAGCAAAGCATCTGTACACAGAGTTGATGTATGACAACATTAATATTGATGTCATCCATGCAGACAGACCCCAGGAACAGAGAGACAAAGTGGTCAAAAACTTCAGGCTGGGTCACATTTGGTTTCTCATCTGTACAGAACTTATGGGCCGAGGCATAGACTTCAAAGGAGTTAACTTGGTCATAAATTATGACTTCCCAACCACAGCGATCAGCTATATTCACAGGATAG GAAGAACAGGCAGAGCTGGTAGGACTGGAAAAGCTATAACATTTTTTACTGAAAATGATAAACCTAACTTAAGAAG CATCGCCAACATGATTCGTCAAGCTGGGTGCCCTGTTCCTGACTATATGATAGCAATTAAAAAGCCAGGAAG GAAAGAAAAGCGTCGCCTGGCCAACCATGTACCAGAAAGGCAACAAATTCTCACTATGGACCCTAGAGACTATGAAAGATTACAGAGAAAAAG aAAGTTTCGACACCAGAAgcaaaaatctttgaaaaagcCAAGACTAGGACAATCTGATGCTGACCAGAGTCAAactggaaatttaaaaaatacagaaaaatgA